One Solea senegalensis isolate Sse05_10M linkage group LG3, IFAPA_SoseM_1, whole genome shotgun sequence genomic window carries:
- the LOC122766363 gene encoding metalloproteinase inhibitor 3-like yields the protein MQSVFQHLISLLFVFSSLNVEQLTEGCSCAPSHPQHAFCNSEIVIRAKVVGKKLLRDGPFGTLRYTVKQMKMYKGFDKVQHVQHIYTSASEGLCGVKFDINKYQYLITGRVYNDKVYTGLCNFNEQWDRLSLAQKKGINHRYQLGCKCRIKSCHYLPCFVTSKNECLWTDMLSHFGSSGYQSRHYACIQQKEGYCSWYRGMTSRDKTTINATDP from the exons ATGCAGTCAGTGTTCCAGCACCTCATCAGCCTGCTGTTCGTCTTCAGCAGCCTGAACGTTGAGCAGCTGACAGAGGGCTGCTCGTGCGCACCGTCGCATCCGCAGCACGCGTTCTGCAACTCCGAGATAG TGATCCGTGCTAAAGTGGTGGGGAAGAAGCTCCTGAGGGATGGACCTTTTGGAACGCTGCGGTACACGGTCAAGCAAATGAAG ATGTACAAAGGCTTTGACAAAGTCCagcatgtgcagcacatttacaCAAGCGCCTCGGAGGGTTTGTGCGGTGTCAAGTTTGACATCAACAAGTACCAGTACCTGATCACAG GTCGAGTGTACAATGACAAGGTTTACACCGGGCTGTGCAACTTCAATGAGCAGTGGGACCGTCTCTCATTGGCCCAGAAGAAAGGCATCAACCATCGCTACCAGCTGGGCTGCAAGTGCAGG ATTAAGTCCTGCCACTACCTGCCGTGCTTTGTGACCTCAAAGAACGAGTGCCTATGGACGGACATGCTCTCACACTTTGGCAGTTCTGGCTACCAATCCCGGCACTACGCCTGCATCCAGCAGAAGGAAGGCTACTGCAGCTGGTACCGAGGCATGACCTCCCGAGACAAAACCACCATCAATGCCACCGACCCCTGA